A segment of the Candidatus Marimicrobium litorale genome:
GCACGCAAAGACCCCGGCCCAGGATGGTCCGCGCCGCGAGTTTCCCCCTTTTTTCTTTATTGCCAACACGCCAGTATCACCTGTCAGGCGACTCCAAAATCTGTTTATAATTCAAACACTAAACTCTACCGTGAAGATTTGAAGAAAGTGAAGCAAAATGATGCGGTAAAGTGAGATAATTGACATAATTTCTAACGGTTAAGACCTGCAGAGCACGTGAGATTCGACGCTTGCGCGGTTAAATTGCTCAAACGTTAGCCCGGTAGGCCGGAAATCATGCAACATTGGGACGGATTGGGACGTCCCGGCATTTGGAAACCTCGATGAAGCTATCTGTGATCCTTGTCGCCTATGACATGGCACGAGAAATTCCCCGCACCCTCGAAAGCCTGTCGAGGTCGTATCAGGAGCGGGCTGAAAGCCTCGAGTATGAGGTATTGTTACTGGATAACGGCTCTCCGGTACCCCTGGACGAGGCGACTTGGTCCGGCCTCGATGTTCCGGTCAAGCTCATTCGAATCGACGACGCATCAACGTCACCGGCCAGTGCGATCAATCGGGGATTGCAACTTGCCCGCGGTGAGTTGGTCTGTCTCATGATTGATGGCGCGCACATGCTCACCCCAGGTGTATTTCGTATGGCGCTATCTGCCTACCAGGCATTCGATGATGCTGTGGTCGCAATCCGCTACTTTTATCTCGGTGTCGGCGAACAGACAGAATCTGTTCTGGACGGCTATAACCAGGAGGTTGAAGATGGTTTGCTTGGGCGCATCGACTGGCCGTCAGATGGTTACCGACTGTTCGAGATTGGTACACCGCTGCGCTCGGGGGCCAAACGAATGACCTGGTTCAACCGATTGGCGGAAGCAAACTGCCTTATTATGAAGCGGTCTTTTTTTCAGCTTCAGGGCGGGGCGGACGAACGGTTTGATTTCCCGGGTGGTGGTTTCTTAAATCTGGATATATTCAAGCGCGCGGTGGAGGCACCTGAAATAACGCCGGTGCAGATTATCGGCGAGGGTAGCTTTCATCAGTTGCATGGTGGAACCACAACCAATCCGGTCAGCCAGGAAGAGCGCCGGGAAAAACTCGATCAGTACCGGGAACAGTACCGGGAGATACGAGGTCACACGGATGTTATGTCCAAGGCCTCTTTTACTTACATGGGGCATATGCCCACCAATCCGTCAAATATTTCGGCGGTTGAAAAAAGAAGAGCTCGATTGGCGGGAAAGCCGATTGAATAGTGGCTCTTTCCTTTAACCCCGGTGCCTGGTGAGTAACTGTATGAAATTATCCGTCATCCTTGTGTCCTATGACATGGCGCGTGAAATTCCAAGAACCCTACAGGGGCTTGCGCGCGATTATCAGCAGGGCGCACAGGACCTCGAGTATGAGGTGATCCTCGTAGACAATGGTTCTCCCGAGCCGCTGGATCCGCAAAGCTGGGCTCACCTCGATGTGCCTGTTCGGCTGCTGGGTATCCGCGATGCACACCCGTCACCTGCACAGGCCATCAACATCGCGCTGAAAGAAGCGACCGGGGACATTATCTGCCTCATGATTGATGGGGCACATATCCTGACGCCGGGTGTCTTTCGCATGGCCTTTGCCTGCTTTAATGCCTACGAGAACCCGGTCGTGGCTACCCGCTATTTCTGGCTGGGACCTGGTGCGCAGAATGAAACAATAAACACCGGGTATGATAAAGCCGCAGAAGATGCACTGTTGCAGAGCGTTGACTGGCCGACGGATGGCTACCGCTTGTTCGAAATTGGTTCGCCTTTGCGCTCGGGTCCCGAAAATATTAATTGGCTAAACCGCATGTTTGAATCGAACTGTCTGTTTATGAAGCGATCGCTTTTTGTGGCGCAGGGTGGGGCAGACGAACGCTTTGATTTTCCGGGCGGGGGCTTTATCAACCTCGACATATTTAACCGCGCGGTAGATGCGCCGGACGTGTCTGCGGCGCAGTTAATCGGCGAAGGGTGCTTTCACCAGTTGCACGGCGGCACCACTACCAACGTCAGTACGGAGAAACGTGATGAGAGCCTGGCAAAATACCGAAAGCAGTATGAAGAAATTCGCGGCCACGGTGACGTGATAACCAAGAAAACCTTCCTGTACATGGGCCACCTGCCCAATGACGCGTCCAAAATTCATCGCAAGGCGCGTCAGTAACCAGCGCTACCAACCAAAATGCTCAAGATCGACCCGGCCTTTAGTGTTGAACAACACCCCTTCGGCCTCCAGTTGGTCACGTTGTATTTGATGTGATCCGGATGCCGTGGGTAATGCAATGGAGCCCTTGCTATTGAGAACCCGGTGCCAGGGTATCTTCGAATCTGCGGGCAGTGCTCGCAGGGCGCTTCCCACCCGACGGGCCGCCCCGGCTAACCCCGCCTTTTCGGCGACATGCCCATAGGTCGAGACCCGGCCCTTGGGAATCAATGCGACCACCTGCCATATACGGTGATTTATATCCGGCTCGTAATTCGTCATAATTCTGTCTCTTGCACCGCGAGAGGCTCAGCCGCTCAGCAGGTGCCTATTGTAACGGGGTCGATACTATTGCGCAGGGCTTGAAACACGCTCCGTTGACCCCACCTCTACAGGTGTGAGGAGATAACTCTCGATGCGAATTTTCTTGTTAATGTTGCCCTGGCTAGAGTTGTTTACGCTTATTCAGCTGGGTATCCATACGAGCGCGCTGACTGCCATGCTCTACGTGCTGGTTACGCTGATACTCGGCATAATGATTCTGCAGCGCCAGGGAAGAGGGATGTTTGAGCGGCTGCGTCAGGCGCAGGAGGGTCGCGTGATTGGCCCCGAGTTGTTCCTCGACGATATGGCCATGGGGTTTGCAGGCCTGCTGCTGTTGATTCCGGGCATGATCAGCGATTTCGTCGCCCTGATCGTCGTGATTGGCCCGCTCAGGCGCAGGGTCGTAGCGGCACTCTGGGGATCCTCGGAAGTTGCTGCCAGAACAGACCAGACGCCCCGCAACCCCGAGATTATCGAGGGCGACTTTCGCCGTCTGGATGACGATCAGAGCCAATAAGTACATAAAAATCAATTAGTTATTGCATTTTTTCGCCGATCTGGCGTGTGCACTGTAAACCACTTGACTCCAAGGCATTCCTGACTAGAATTAGCACTCTTTTGAAAAGAGTGCTAATCGCGCTCTTGAAAATCTACGTCATCGGCCCAATGTATCTGGTGGCTCCAGATGCGGGGCTTCAACACACACCTTTACTTTTTGGAGAGTTACACAAATGAAGATCCGTCCGTTGTACGACCGTGTGGTCGTTCGCCGCAAGGAAGAAGAAGCAACCTCTGCTGGCGGTATCGTGCTGCCAGGTTCCGCAAAAGAAAAACCCAACCAGGGTGAGATTGTCGCTATTGGCGACGGCAAGATTCTGGACAACGGTGATCTGCGTCCGCTGGCTGTGAAGGTTGGCGACACTGTCGTTTTCGGCCAGTACGCCGGCAGCAACACTATCGAGGCCGATGGTGAAGAGCTGATCATCATGGGTGAGAGCGAAATTTTCGCGGTGGTTGACTAAGCCCGTCGCGAATGCGTTTCTCGCAGTCAAAACATCAGATTAAACAGTAAGGAATTTTCAAAATGGCAAAAGAAGTAGTCTTCGGTGATAGCGCAAGGCAGCGTATGCTGGCTGGCGTAAATATTCTGGCAGACGCGGTCAGGGCAACGCTGGGGCCCAAGGGTCGCAACGTAATTCTCGACAAGTCCTTCGGGGCTCCCACCGTGACCAAGGACGGTGTGTCCGTGGCCAAGGATATCGAACTCAAGGACAAACTTGAGAACATGGGCGCGCAAATGTTGAAGGAAGTAGCTTCGCAGGCGTCCGACGTAGCGGGTGATGGCACCACGACTGCCACAGTGCTGGCGCAATCCATCGTCAATGAAGGGTTGAAGTCCGTTGCTGCAGGCATGAACCCTATGGACCTGAAACGCGGCATCGACAAGGCAATCAGCGCAGCGGTTGAAAAAATCTCCGCGGCGGCCACGCCCTGCGAAGACAGCAAGGCGATCGCGCAGGTCGGATCCATTTCAGCCAACAGCGACACGGCTGTAGGCGAGATCATTGCAGAAGCAATGGACAAAGTGGGTAAAGAAGGTGTGATCACGGTTGAAGAAGGTTCCGGTCTGGAAAATGAGCTGGATGTGGTAGAGGGCATGCAGTTTGATCGCGGTTATCTCTCCCCGTACTTCATCAACGATCAGGAGAACATGAGTGTCAGCGCAGAGGAGCCGTTCATCCTGCTGGTCGAAAAGAAAATATCCAACATTCGCGAGCTGTTGCCGCTGCTGGAGCAGGTCGCCAAGGCGGGCAAGCCACTGGTTATTGTTGCTGAGGACGTGGAGGGAGAAGCACTGGCCACTCTGGTAGTGAATAACCTGCGTGGCATTGTGAAGGTTACCGCCTGTAAGGCGCCTGGCTTCGGCGATCGTCGCAAAGCCATGCTGCAGGACATTGCCATCCTGACCGGCGGTACGGTTATTTCTGAGGAAGTGGGCCTGGACCTGGAGTCGGCGACTCTGGAGCACCTCGGTACTGCCAAGCGTGTTGCAATGGACAAGGATAACAGCACCATCATCGATGGTTCTGGTGACGCAGAGGCCATCAAGGCGCGCGTTAATGAAATCCGCGTCCAGATCGAAAATACGTCCTCTGATTACGATCGCGAAAAGCTGCAGGAACGCGTTGCCAAGCTGGCAGGTGGTGTTGCAGTAATCAAGGTTGGCGCTGCCACCGAGATCGAAATGAAAGAAAAGAAAGCCCGTGTTGAAGATGCTTTGCATGCAACCCGAGCGGCCGTTGAAGAAGGCGTGGTCGCGGGCGGAGGTGTTGCCCTGGTACGCGCTCTGACCGAGATCTCTGGCCTGACTGGCGACAACGAAGACCAGACCCACGGCATCAACGCGGCACTGCGCGCTATGGAAAGTCCCCTGCGCCAGATCGTTGAAAACGCGGGCGCTGAGGGCTCTGTTGTCCTCAATAACGTCAAAAATGATGGCAAGGGTAACTACGGCTACAATGCGGCTACCGGTGAGTACGGCGATATGATCAAGATGGGTATTCTGGATCCCGCCAAGGTTACGCGCACGGCTCTGCAGGCTGCAGGTTCAGTTGCGGCCCTGATGATCACCACCGAGGTGATGATCTCCGACGTCGTCGAAGACTCAGCCGGCGGTGGCGCTCCTGCAATGCCTGATATGGGCGGTATGGGCGGTATGGGCGG
Coding sequences within it:
- a CDS encoding glycosyltransferase family 2 protein, with protein sequence MKLSVILVAYDMAREIPRTLESLSRSYQERAESLEYEVLLLDNGSPVPLDEATWSGLDVPVKLIRIDDASTSPASAINRGLQLARGELVCLMIDGAHMLTPGVFRMALSAYQAFDDAVVAIRYFYLGVGEQTESVLDGYNQEVEDGLLGRIDWPSDGYRLFEIGTPLRSGAKRMTWFNRLAEANCLIMKRSFFQLQGGADERFDFPGGGFLNLDIFKRAVEAPEITPVQIIGEGSFHQLHGGTTTNPVSQEERREKLDQYREQYREIRGHTDVMSKASFTYMGHMPTNPSNISAVEKRRARLAGKPIE
- a CDS encoding glycosyltransferase produces the protein MKLSVILVSYDMAREIPRTLQGLARDYQQGAQDLEYEVILVDNGSPEPLDPQSWAHLDVPVRLLGIRDAHPSPAQAINIALKEATGDIICLMIDGAHILTPGVFRMAFACFNAYENPVVATRYFWLGPGAQNETINTGYDKAAEDALLQSVDWPTDGYRLFEIGSPLRSGPENINWLNRMFESNCLFMKRSLFVAQGGADERFDFPGGGFINLDIFNRAVDAPDVSAAQLIGEGCFHQLHGGTTTNVSTEKRDESLAKYRKQYEEIRGHGDVITKKTFLYMGHLPNDASKIHRKARQ
- a CDS encoding MGMT family protein, yielding MTNYEPDINHRIWQVVALIPKGRVSTYGHVAEKAGLAGAARRVGSALRALPADSKIPWHRVLNSKGSIALPTASGSHQIQRDQLEAEGVLFNTKGRVDLEHFGW
- a CDS encoding FxsA family protein; protein product: MRIFLLMLPWLELFTLIQLGIHTSALTAMLYVLVTLILGIMILQRQGRGMFERLRQAQEGRVIGPELFLDDMAMGFAGLLLLIPGMISDFVALIVVIGPLRRRVVAALWGSSEVAARTDQTPRNPEIIEGDFRRLDDDQSQ
- a CDS encoding co-chaperone GroES → MKIRPLYDRVVVRRKEEEATSAGGIVLPGSAKEKPNQGEIVAIGDGKILDNGDLRPLAVKVGDTVVFGQYAGSNTIEADGEELIIMGESEIFAVVD
- the groL gene encoding chaperonin GroEL (60 kDa chaperone family; promotes refolding of misfolded polypeptides especially under stressful conditions; forms two stacked rings of heptamers to form a barrel-shaped 14mer; ends can be capped by GroES; misfolded proteins enter the barrel where they are refolded when GroES binds); translated protein: MAKEVVFGDSARQRMLAGVNILADAVRATLGPKGRNVILDKSFGAPTVTKDGVSVAKDIELKDKLENMGAQMLKEVASQASDVAGDGTTTATVLAQSIVNEGLKSVAAGMNPMDLKRGIDKAISAAVEKISAAATPCEDSKAIAQVGSISANSDTAVGEIIAEAMDKVGKEGVITVEEGSGLENELDVVEGMQFDRGYLSPYFINDQENMSVSAEEPFILLVEKKISNIRELLPLLEQVAKAGKPLVIVAEDVEGEALATLVVNNLRGIVKVTACKAPGFGDRRKAMLQDIAILTGGTVISEEVGLDLESATLEHLGTAKRVAMDKDNSTIIDGSGDAEAIKARVNEIRVQIENTSSDYDREKLQERVAKLAGGVAVIKVGAATEIEMKEKKARVEDALHATRAAVEEGVVAGGGVALVRALTEISGLTGDNEDQTHGINAALRAMESPLRQIVENAGAEGSVVLNNVKNDGKGNYGYNAATGEYGDMIKMGILDPAKVTRTALQAAGSVAALMITTEVMISDVVEDSAGGGAPAMPDMGGMGGMGGMGGMM